The DNA segment GCGGCCGATCAGAAACAACAGGCCGAGCACGAACAGCGCGTTGATCGAGGCGGAACCGATGATGATGTTCGTCTCAGGCTTGATCGGCGTAAGACCAAGCAGAACAAGCAGTGATACGATCGCGCAGATCAGCGCACCGGTCGCCAGCAACAGGCCCGGCAGCGCGAAGGAAGCGCGCCGGTCATGACCGATTACGGCAACGTCGTCTTTCGCCAGTGGCAGAACAAGCCCTTCGGCCATCAGCAATGCATCCCCGGCCCGGCGTCACCGGGCAAAGTGCACGGCGGCGGGCATTGACATGGTCGGTGGCCAAGACGATGACCGCACAGGATCGGATCGACCGGCACTGTGCCGAACCGCAGTCCGATCCAACGGATGAGTGCTCCAGAGAATCGATCCCCACCCGTGTGCTTTCTAAGCAACATATTGTGGCGAAAATGCAACGGTTATTTCTGTCGGATCAGGCGCTGCGCGAGCTACGGTAAACGGAAACACCCAGTTCGCGGATCTTCTTGCGCAGAGTGTTGCGGTTCAGGCCAAGCAGGTCGGCCGCCTTGATCTGGTTGCCCCGTGTTGCCGTCAGGGCAGCCAGGATGAGTGGATATTCCATTTCGGCCAGAACCCGGTCGTAAAGGCCGGCGGGCGGCAGACCCTCGCCGAAACCGGCGAAATATTGCCGCATGTTCTCTTCCACGGCCTGCGAAATCGACATCGAGCCCGAACGGCTCGACGTCTTTTCGATCGGGCTGTCGGGAATGTCGGAGCGCAGCTCGGTTTCAATGATCTCGCGGGTGATGACGTCCTGCGGGTAGAGAGCTGTCAGGCGGCGCACGACATTTTCGAGTTCGCGGACATTGCCGGGCCACGGATGCGCCTTCATCAGTTCCAGCGCCTCCTGGTCAAAGCGCTTGACGTCGAGCCCTTCCTTTTCGGCCTGCTGGACGAAATGGCGCACGAGATCGGGAATATCCTCGGCGCGGTCGCGCAGCGGCGGCAACCGCAGCGGCACGACGTTCAGGCGGTAATAGAGATCCTCGCGGAACAGGCCCTGGTTGATCGACTGCTTGAGGTCCTTGTTGGTCGCGGCAACGATGCGGACGTCCGAGCGGATCGGCGTGCGGCCGCCGACGGTGGTATATTCGCCCTGCTGCAGAACGCGCAGCAGGCGCGTCTGCGCATCCATCGGCATATCGCCGATCTCATCGAGAAACAGCGTGCCCCCCTCGGCCTGCTCGAAGCGGCCGGTCGAGCGGTTCTGTGCACCGGTAAAGGCGCCCTTCTCGTGGCCGAACAGCTCGGATTCGATCAGGTCGCGCGGGATCGCCGCCATGTTGATCGCGACGAAGGGGCCGTTGCGGCGCTTGCCGTAATCGTGCAGCGCCTTGGCGACCAGTTCCTTGCCGGTGCCGGATTCGCCGGTGATCATCAGCGTCAGGTCGGTCTGCATCAGGCGCGCCAACACCCGGTAGATTTCCTGCATGGCGGCCGAGCGGCCGACCAGCGGCATGCCGTCCTGCGGATCGTCCTCCAGTTTTTGGGGCTTGCGCTTGGGCTCCGCCAGGGCGCGGCCGATGATGGCAATCAGTTCCGTCAGATCGAAGGGTTTCGGCAGATAGTCGTAAGCGCCCTTTTCCGAGGCCTTGATCGCCGTCATGAAGGTGTTCTGGGCGCTCATCACCAGAACCGGCAGGTCCGGCCGTGCCTTCTTGATGCGCGGCAGAAGATCGAAGGCGTTTTCGTCGGGCATGACGACGTCGGTGACGACGAGATCGCCATCGCCTGCCGAAATCCACCGCCACAGCGTCGCTGCGTTCGAAGTGATGCGAACGTCGTAACCGGCGCGGCTGAGCGCCTGGTTGAGAACGGTACGGATGGCTGCGTCGTCGTCAGCAACGAGGATGGTGGCGCCAGTCATCGGGATTGTCCTTTTATGATGGTCAGAGGCTCGCTGTCTTCGGCCGTCGGGCCCTTTGAAGCGGGCATTAGAACGCGAAATGTCGTGCGGCTCGACTGGCTGTCGCACTCGACGATGCCCCCATGGCCGCCAATGATCTTGGCGACAAGGGCAAGGCCGAGGCCGGAGCCGTTGGTCTTGGTGGTGATGAACGGATCGAACAGATGCGGCACCAGATCGGAAGGTACGCCCGGACCGTTGTCATGGACGCAGAATTCCAGCGGCAGCGAAATCTTTTCCCGCGTTCCGGCAACAGACAGGCGGATACCCGGCCGGTAGGCCGTCGTCAACATGATCTCGCCGTCCGGCTTGTCGGCAACCGCTTCCGCCGCGTTCTTGATCAGGTTGAGGAAGACCTGGATCAACTGGTCGCGGTTGGCATAGACGGGCGGCAGCGACGGATCGTAATTCTCGGTGATGCGGATCTTGCGGGCAAAGCCGGCCTTGGCGATGGCCTTCACATGATCGAGCACCGAATGGATGTTGACCGGATGACGGTCGACAGGCCGCTCGTCGGAGAACACTTCCATGCGATCGACCAGCGATACGATCCGGTCTGTCTCGTCGCAGATCAGCCTTGTCAGCGCCCGGTCTTCGTCGTTGACGGAGGTTTCGAGCAGCTGGGCTGCACCACGGATACCCGATAGCGGGTTCTTGATCTCATGCGCGAGCATCGACGCCAGTCCCGTCACCGAGCGGGCCGCAGCCCGGTGGGTCAGCTGCCGGTCGATCTTGTCGGCCATCGACCGTTCCTGGAAGACGATCACGACCGAGCCCGGCTCCGACAGGACGGGCGCCACATAGAGATCGACAAGCTTGTCGGCGCCGAGCCGCGGCGAGCTCAGATCGACCCGGTATTCGTTGACGGCCGCACGCCGTTCGCGGACCTGCTCGATCAGCGTCAGGAGCGGACTGCCGAACGGAATGAAGGCGCTGATGTCGTGGCGGGCGAGATAATTGGCGCTGGCCCCGAAAAACGCCTCCGCTTCCCAGTTGGCAAAGGCAACCAGACCCTTTTCATCAACGAGAATCACCGGGTTCTGGATGGCGTTGAGAACGGCCATCGGCAGCGAATTGACCGCCCTGCGTTCCTCGTCGCCTATTTTCTCGGTCATGCCGCATCCTTCTGTTCGCCAAGGCCAGTCCCGGCCGCAATGGCGGCCACAGCACCCGACAGGGCGGTGGCGGGCTCCGTGGAGGTCATGATCGCCGCTTTGTCCTGCGCTGCAAGTTGCGGCGCAAACCGGCTGAGATACCAGCCGAGATGTTTTCGCGCATGGCGCAGGCCGATATCGGCTCCGTAGAATTCAAGCATCATGCCGTAGTGCTCGGCGACGATATCGGCGATCCCCGCCGCATCGGGATGGTCAGCCCTACCTGCCAGCACGCCGGCATGCCAGGGCCGCCCCTGGCTCGAGCGCCCGATCATGACCGCGTCCGCGCCAGAGCGACGCAGGATTTCGTTGGCATCTTCGCGCGTTGCGACATCGCCATTGGCAACCAGCGGCACGGAGATCACGTCACGAACGGCGCGGATCGCATCCCAATCGGCGGTGCCGTTGTAGAACTGCATGCGGGTGCGGCCGTGGATGGTGATCATCTGCACGCCGGCCTCCTGTGCCCGCCTGGCGATCAGGGGCGCATTGATGGAGTTTTCGTCCCAGCCAAGCCGCATTTTCAGCGTTACCGGCACGTCAACCGCCTTCACGGTCGCCTCGATCAGCGACAGGGCGTGATCGGGATCGCGCATCAGCGCCGAGCCGGAATAGCCGCCCGTCACCTTCTTGGCCGGGCAGCCCATATTGATATCGATGATATCGGCACCGTTATCTGCAGCAATCCTTGCCGCCTCACCCATCCAATAGGCTTCGCGTCCGGCCAGCTGGACCATATGCGGATCGATGCCGGAACTCTTCAGCCGCGACCAGCTCTCGGAGGCATTGCCGACCAGTTCGCGGCTTGCTACCATTTCGGTCACGACGAGGCCGGCGCCAAACCGCCAGGCCAATTGCCGGAAGGGCAAATCCGTCACGCCCGACATCGGCGCGAGCACGACGCGGTTCCTAAAGGAGAGCCGGCCAACCCGGAACGGGGATGACAAATCCGGTATCTGCAAGTGATTATCTTTCGGGCACATATGTATTCTGCACTATTTTTAGACATACTTGACGGGCTTGCCAAGCGATTTCAGAGCGCGCCGACAAAATTCCCGGGACAACTGGTAAAGCCGACCCCTTCGCGGTAAATCACGGCGATGATTTGAAACACCGCATGCCGGACCGGCATGCGCCTGGTGTTTGACGAAAACTGGAACGGGAGACCTGTCCGTATAGCGTTAGCGGGCCGGAGCGACGACCTATTTGCAGGAACCCATATAGAAGATGCGCGCAAAAGAACAGTTTTCCTGTGGTGTCGTCATTGTCGCTGCCGGGCGGGGTGAGCGCGCAGGCGCACTGCAGGATGGCCCCAAGCAATATCGCGCCATCGGCGGACGGCCGGTTATCACCCATACGCTTGACGTCTTTGCGACATGGCCGATGGAAAAGACCATCGTCGTGGTCATCCATCCCGATGACGAAGCTCTGTTTGCGCATGCCAAAGGTCTGATTTCCAGCGATGGGCCTGATATCACGTTCGTGCATGGCGGACCGACACGGCAGCTTTCGGTGCTGGCCGGGCTGAAAGCCCTGGAAGGGTCGGGCATCACCAATGTGATGATCCATGATGCCGTGCGGCCGTTTATCGACCACGCCCTGCTTGACCGTTGCGCCGCAGCGTTGAAAGACGGCGCCGATGCGCTGCTGCCCGCCATTGCCGTCGCCGACACGTTGAAGCGTGGATCTGCTGATGGCAAGGTGCTGGAGACGGTCCCACGGGCAGGTCTCTACGGCGCCCAGACGCCGCAATGCTTTCGCTTCGCACCGATCCTTGACGCCCACGCGAATGCCGCAGCCTCCGGCCGCGCCGATTTTACCGACGATGCCTCGATCGCCGAATGGGCCGGAATGCCCGTGACGCTGATCGAAGGTTTGGTTGATAATGTGAAACTGACGATCAAACGGGATATTGCCATGGCCGACGAAAAACTGACCCGGAACGCGCTTCCGGATGTGCGCACCGGCAATGGCTACGACGTGCATCAGCTGATCGATGGCGACGGCGTAACGCTCTGCGGCATTTTCATGCCGCACGACCAGACGCTGCTTGGACATTCCGACGCCGACGTCGCCCTGCATGCCCTGACCGACGCCCTGCTTGCCACCTGCGGCGCCGGCGATATCGGCGATCATTTTTCGCCATCCGATCCGCAGTGGAAGGGTGCAGCCTCGCGCATCTTTCTCGAGCATGCAGCGAAGATCGTCCGCGATAACGGCGGCACCATCATGAATGCCGATGTGTCGCTGATTGCCGAAGCCCCGAAGATCGGCCCGCACCGGCAGGCCATGCGCGAAAATCTTGCCAATATGCTCGGCATTTCGCTGGATCGCTGCTCGGTCAAGGCAACGACCAATGAAAAGATCGGCTTCATCGGCCGCCGGGAGGGCATTGCCGCCATCGCCACGGCTACGGTCGTCTATTCAGGAGAGATCAAATGAGCGCATGGCCAGACGGCATCGAAGCCAGGGCAGGCCTGTTGATTTCAGCCTTTTCTAAACGCGGCCTGATGGTCGCCACCGCCGAATCCTGCACCGGCGGTCTAATCGCCGGCGTGCTCACGGAAATTCCGGGATCCTCGTCCGTGGTCGATCGCGGCTTCGTCACCTATTCCAACGACGCCAAGATCCAGATGCTTGGCGTCGCGAATGCAACGCTTGAAACGCATGGCGCCGTCTCGCGCCAGACGGCGATTGAAATGGTGCGCGGCGCGCTCAGTCATTCGAAAGCGGATCTGGCGGTTGCGGTGACCGGCGTTGCCGGTCCGGGCGGTGGCTCAGCCGAAAAGCCGGTCGGGCTGGTGCATCTGGCCGCAGCCAGCCGGGGGGGCAACATTCTTCACCGCGAAATGCGCTATGGCGATATCGGCCGCGATGCGGTCAGGATGGCAACCGTGCGCACCGCGCTCGACATGCTCGACGAGGCGGCTGAGCGCTGATCTCTGCCTAAGCCGCCGCGTAGATCGCGTCGGCGCGCTTTTCGAAGGCTTCTGAAAACATCCGGAATGCCCGGTCGAACATCGAGCCCATGACGGCTCCGAGAATGCGGCTCTTGAATTCGTAGTCGATGAAGAAATTGACGGAGCAGCCGCCCTCGCCCAACGCTTCGAAACTCCAGCGATTGTCGAGATATTTGAACGGTCCGTCGATATATTTGACGTCGATCACCCGGTCCGCCTTGTTGAGCAGGACCTGCGTCGTAAACGTCTCGCGGATCGCCTTGTAACCCACGGTCATATCGGCGACGAGCAGTTCCTTGCCATCACGCTCCTTGCGCGAACGCACGGTCAGCGCCTCGCACAGCGGCAGGAATTGCGGATATTTTTCAACATCGGCGATCAGGTCGAACATCTGGTCGGGGGAATGCTTGACGGGCCGGCGGGTCTCAAATTGTGGCATGGCGTTCAGATATTCAATGATGCCGGGAAAAACAAGATGTCTCGCCGCCGCAGCCAGAAGCATAACGTGACGTCAGGCAAAGCCGATGGTGTGACTGACGTTACGACAGGTGCGTATGACGCCCCGTGCGGCGATGTTCGCCTCGACTGCCCCCATCCGAGAACGGATCGAGGCGGCTGCGGCGTCAGGGGCGGCGAAGGTGGGACAGCAGGTCGCGCGTATGGCTGTGCGAGCGGAGGATGTGCACCGGCACGCCGGGACCGTAATCCGCCAGTTTCTGCTCGATCTCCGGGCTTTCGGTTTTTTCGAAACCCCAGACATAGGACAGGAATTCGAATGTCAGCCGCTCGGGGCAATCCCTCGCCATCTCCGGACGCGTCCGGCCTCGAAACCGTAGCCAGCGGCTGATGACGCCATAAAGTGAAACATGGCGGCGCGGCCGCATCCACAGGACAAGATCGGTGCGCGGCAGGCGCAGCGGCAAGGTTCCGGGGCTCGTCCCGTCCATGATCCATCGCGGCTGGGCAACCCTCTGCTCGACGATGGCCAGCGCTTCTGCCCTTGGCCGCTGCGTCCAGCCCGGCATCCAGAACACGTCGCGGTCCATCGACACATAAGGCAACCCAAA comes from the Pararhizobium qamdonense genome and includes:
- a CDS encoding two-component system sensor histidine kinase NtrB; translated protein: MTEKIGDEERRAVNSLPMAVLNAIQNPVILVDEKGLVAFANWEAEAFFGASANYLARHDISAFIPFGSPLLTLIEQVRERRAAVNEYRVDLSSPRLGADKLVDLYVAPVLSEPGSVVIVFQERSMADKIDRQLTHRAAARSVTGLASMLAHEIKNPLSGIRGAAQLLETSVNDEDRALTRLICDETDRIVSLVDRMEVFSDERPVDRHPVNIHSVLDHVKAIAKAGFARKIRITENYDPSLPPVYANRDQLIQVFLNLIKNAAEAVADKPDGEIMLTTAYRPGIRLSVAGTREKISLPLEFCVHDNGPGVPSDLVPHLFDPFITTKTNGSGLGLALVAKIIGGHGGIVECDSQSSRTTFRVLMPASKGPTAEDSEPLTIIKGQSR
- a CDS encoding type II toxin-antitoxin system RatA family toxin, which translates into the protein MPQFETRRPVKHSPDQMFDLIADVEKYPQFLPLCEALTVRSRKERDGKELLVADMTVGYKAIRETFTTQVLLNKADRVIDVKYIDGPFKYLDNRWSFEALGEGGCSVNFFIDYEFKSRILGAVMGSMFDRAFRMFSEAFEKRADAIYAAA
- a CDS encoding bifunctional 2-C-methyl-D-erythritol 4-phosphate cytidylyltransferase/2-C-methyl-D-erythritol 2,4-cyclodiphosphate synthase, translated to MRAKEQFSCGVVIVAAGRGERAGALQDGPKQYRAIGGRPVITHTLDVFATWPMEKTIVVVIHPDDEALFAHAKGLISSDGPDITFVHGGPTRQLSVLAGLKALEGSGITNVMIHDAVRPFIDHALLDRCAAALKDGADALLPAIAVADTLKRGSADGKVLETVPRAGLYGAQTPQCFRFAPILDAHANAAASGRADFTDDASIAEWAGMPVTLIEGLVDNVKLTIKRDIAMADEKLTRNALPDVRTGNGYDVHQLIDGDGVTLCGIFMPHDQTLLGHSDADVALHALTDALLATCGAGDIGDHFSPSDPQWKGAASRIFLEHAAKIVRDNGGTIMNADVSLIAEAPKIGPHRQAMRENLANMLGISLDRCSVKATTNEKIGFIGRREGIAAIATATVVYSGEIK
- a CDS encoding CinA family protein gives rise to the protein MSAWPDGIEARAGLLISAFSKRGLMVATAESCTGGLIAGVLTEIPGSSSVVDRGFVTYSNDAKIQMLGVANATLETHGAVSRQTAIEMVRGALSHSKADLAVAVTGVAGPGGGSAEKPVGLVHLAAASRGGNILHREMRYGDIGRDAVRMATVRTALDMLDEAAER
- the ntrC gene encoding nitrogen regulation protein NR(I), with the protein product MTGATILVADDDAAIRTVLNQALSRAGYDVRITSNAATLWRWISAGDGDLVVTDVVMPDENAFDLLPRIKKARPDLPVLVMSAQNTFMTAIKASEKGAYDYLPKPFDLTELIAIIGRALAEPKRKPQKLEDDPQDGMPLVGRSAAMQEIYRVLARLMQTDLTLMITGESGTGKELVAKALHDYGKRRNGPFVAINMAAIPRDLIESELFGHEKGAFTGAQNRSTGRFEQAEGGTLFLDEIGDMPMDAQTRLLRVLQQGEYTTVGGRTPIRSDVRIVAATNKDLKQSINQGLFREDLYYRLNVVPLRLPPLRDRAEDIPDLVRHFVQQAEKEGLDVKRFDQEALELMKAHPWPGNVRELENVVRRLTALYPQDVITREIIETELRSDIPDSPIEKTSSRSGSMSISQAVEENMRQYFAGFGEGLPPAGLYDRVLAEMEYPLILAALTATRGNQIKAADLLGLNRNTLRKKIRELGVSVYRSSRSA
- a CDS encoding P-loop NTPase family protein, whose product is MSNRLLNIEETAQVLKRADRILVIGCSGSGKSTLAQTLSAMFGLPYVSMDRDVFWMPGWTQRPRAEALAIVEQRVAQPRWIMDGTSPGTLPLRLPRTDLVLWMRPRRHVSLYGVISRWLRFRGRTRPEMARDCPERLTFEFLSYVWGFEKTESPEIEQKLADYGPGVPVHILRSHSHTRDLLSHLRRP
- the dusB gene encoding tRNA dihydrouridine synthase DusB — protein: MCPKDNHLQIPDLSSPFRVGRLSFRNRVVLAPMSGVTDLPFRQLAWRFGAGLVVTEMVASRELVGNASESWSRLKSSGIDPHMVQLAGREAYWMGEAARIAADNGADIIDINMGCPAKKVTGGYSGSALMRDPDHALSLIEATVKAVDVPVTLKMRLGWDENSINAPLIARRAQEAGVQMITIHGRTRMQFYNGTADWDAIRAVRDVISVPLVANGDVATREDANEILRRSGADAVMIGRSSQGRPWHAGVLAGRADHPDAAGIADIVAEHYGMMLEFYGADIGLRHARKHLGWYLSRFAPQLAAQDKAAIMTSTEPATALSGAVAAIAAGTGLGEQKDAA